A genomic stretch from Anopheles nili chromosome X, idAnoNiliSN_F5_01, whole genome shotgun sequence includes:
- the LOC128728342 gene encoding alpha-ketoglutarate-dependent dioxygenase alkB homolog 7, mitochondrial: protein MFGGIACMRAIPAVITGRLFHQSLVRCDRNSKPANTNDAIATDCLSFFGQWPEPDRECFISDMRIIHQFININEESSLLDEIEPYLKRLRYEFDHWDDAIHGYRETERKHWYPKNRAILDRIVSSAFDGAAMPYVHVLDLAEDGVIKAHVDSVRYCGNTIAGISLLSDSVMRMVRTNDEEQTNEEYRQIFSKDRDKKYWADVLLPRRSLYIMKHSARYKFTHEILPGKDSWFREKFITKTRRISIICRNNPEANEQPL, encoded by the exons ATGTTTGGAGGGATTGCCTGTATGCGAGCTATTCCGGCGGTGATAACGGGCCGACTTTTTCATCAATCACTGGTTCGGTGTGATAGAAACAGCAAACCCGCTAACACCAACGATGCCATTGCAACGGATTGCTTATCTTTCTTCGGTCAATGGCCAGAACCAGACCGAGAGTGCTTTATCTCCGATATGCGGATCATACATCAGTTCATCAACATAAACGAAGAAAGTTCGCTTTTAGATGAAATAGAACCATACCTTAAACGTCTACGGTACGAGTTTGATCACTGGGACGACGCTATTCATGGATATcgtgaaacggaacgaaagcaCTGGTATCCTAAAAACCGCGCTATTTTAGATCGGATAGTATCAAGCGCATTTGATGGTGCTGCTATGCCCTACGTTCATGTGTTGGATTTAGCAGAGGATGGCGTCATTAAAGCACATGTGGACAGTGTTCGG TATTGCGGAAATACAATCGCAGGAATAAGCCTTTTGTCGGACTCAGTGATGCGAATGGTTCGTACAAATGACGAGGAGCAAACGAATGAAGAATATCGTCAGATTTTTTCCAAGGATCGAGATAAAAAGTACTGGGCAGATGTGCTATTGCCCCGCCGATCGCTTTATATTATGAA ACATTCGGCCCGCTACAAATTTACTCATGAAATTCTCCCTGGAAAGGACTCTTGGTTCCGTgagaaatttattacaaaaacgAGACGTATATCAATTATATGCCGAAATAATCCAGAAGCAAATGAGCAACCACTCTAA
- the LOC128728839 gene encoding uncharacterized protein DDB_G0271670: MAVFLINICKFNGCEKIFPSLNDLIQHIEDTHIDYDSQAPGLSEKTQSTCLPLSAVLRFISDNSRKDSASSPAVVSGSSNGVDKGKNASATPPGLRLTNASSINQNQDLHSTATNAGNGNNNGVAVSINGNSEQNGNGSSAIEPTKNHLNQPVGTTDLKRKIAIKHHSYSISASNRSTTPTGSEMDDDEMMVSESEDSNDSWTTEEFSSEFIMRYGSRRHSSAGGGNGINSSNEKPFACPVPGCKKRYKNVNGIKYHSKNGHKKDGNRVRKGFKCYCGKSYKTSQRLKNHNMLAHSSTQPGTIPEGAGLAAVPLASPALPSASLITSPVVSPVKSNGSTGGTSSFNGGNLSSSSTINSGSITSSTTSSQIGTNATTTSTSPSTLTITQVTHKIPRAHVLTATTAASTAATVAPTMAAVVASVATATVTTSNAFSVASATMASSTLSSVPSVMATPASIKYDNLGILTPATSPKLIANLCQDTSQPLLQPAGTAGVVLSGTGPAGIALKSVLGHPVGPSGASSGGTGELVGGGGSVGIALVVSSGVGNEAKLTSTTGAGTTGGNGGNKNTGLSASVAAGQLYADET; the protein is encoded by the exons ATGGCTGTGTTTCTAATAAATATATGCAAGTTCAATGGTTGTGAAAAGATTTTTCCAAGCTTGAATGACTTGATACAGCATATAGAAGACACACATATAG ACTATGATTCACAGGCGCCTGGATTATCTGAAAAGACACAGTCTACTTGTCTTCCTCTGAGCGCCGTACTGCGCTTCATCAGTGACAACTCTCGCAAGGATAGCGCATCTTCTCCGGCTGTCGTATCCGGAAGCTCTAATGGAGTCGACAAAGGCAAAAATGCTTCGGCGACTCCGCCCGGGCTGAGATTGACAAATGcttcatcaatcaatcaaaatcaagATCTGCATTCCACTGCGACCAACGCCGGCAatggcaacaacaacggcgTCGCGGTGTCCATCAATGGCAACTCCGAGCAAAATGGTAACGGCTCGAGCGCAATTGAACCCACGAAGAATCACCTCAACCAACCTGTGGGAACTACTGATCTCAAGCGCAAAATTGCCATCAAACATCACAGCTACAGTATATCGGCGTCCAACCGCAGCACAACTCCGACAG GAAGCGAGATGGATGACGATGAGATGATGGTTTCCGAATCGGAAGACAGCAATGATTCGTGGACAACAGAGGAATTCAGCTCCGAGTTTATTATGCGCTACGGCAGCAG AAGACATTCGTCGGCGGGCGGTGGCAACGGAATTAATTCTTCTAATGAGAAACCGTTTGCTTGTCCGGTTCCCGGTTGCAAGAAGCGTTACAAGAACGTAAACGGTATCAAATATCATTCTAAGAATGGTCACAAGAAAGACGGCAA CCGGGTACGGAAAGGCTTCAAGTGCTACTGTGGAAAAAGCTACAAGACGTCTCAACGGttaaaaaatcacaacatGCTGGCCCACTCGAGCACGCAACCCGGAACAATTCCTGAAGGAGCCGGCCTGGCCGCAGTTCCACTGGCGTCCCCGGCGCTGCCGTCGGCGTCGCTGATCACGTCACCGGTCGTGTCACCAGTGAAGTC CAACGGCAGTACCGGTGGTACGTCCAGTTTCAACGGCGGCAATCTGAGCTCCAGCTCGACCATTAACAGCGGCAGCATCACATCCTCAACCACATCTAGTCAAATCGGTACAAATGCAACTACGACGTCTACTAGTCCATCCACACTTACTATAACGCAGGTGACCCACAAAATTCCGCGCGCACACGTATTAACGGCAACGACCGCGGCCTCAACTGCGGCTACCGTGGCCCCGACGATGGCCGCCGTGGTCGCCAGTgtggccaccgccaccgtcacGACTAGCAACGCGTTCTCCGTTGCGTCCGCGACCATGGCGTCCTCCACGCTGTCCAGCGTGCCATCGGTGATGGCGACACCCGCGAGCATTAAGTACGACAATCTCGGAATCCTTACACCCGCAACATCGCCTAAACTGATCGCTAACCTTTGCCAGGACACTAGCCAGCCTCTCCTGCAGCCGGCAGGCACCGCCGGAGTAGTGCTGTCCGGCACAGGTCCGGCAGGGATTGCGCTTAAAAGCGTGCTCGGTCATCCGGTCGGTCCCAGTGGCGCATCGAGTGGAGGCACCGGGGAGCTGGTCGGGGGCGGTGGGAGCGTCGGCATCGCCCTGGTCGTGTCGTCTGGCGTTGGCAATGAGGCAAAGCTAACCAGCACCACCGGCGCAGGAACTACCGGCGGCAACGGTGGCAACAAGAACACGGGCCTCTCGGCGTCGGTCGCGGCTGGCCAGCTGTACGCCGACGAAACGTAG
- the LOC128728755 gene encoding activin receptor type-2A, which translates to MRGLMHVLFYVSLLIVVKGSLSRGGLADGSLKCVTYECKDGECKEGIDECGNNDPERPVGCFVVWTTNNITNEVNVTLKGCFTNPTECNNTECIDTTTEMKKNLKYCCCRESMCNKEHKWVPVATKAPEVLQSSEAESDIMVVMLFILGSTAFALIAMVVWYFTHRKQVMFNEIPTVEPDISNSLTNISHRPIDLKDIKARGRFGVVWRAQLGNQEVAVKIFPMQERQSWITEQEIFKLPRMNHPNILEFIGCEKRMDMASTDFWLITAYCENGSLCDFLKAHTVSWNDLCKIATTMARGLTHLHEEIQSTRTDGLKPSIAHRDFKSKNVLLKADLTACIADFGLALVFNPGKSCGDTHGQVGTRRYMAPEVLEGAINFTRDAFLRIDVYACGLVLWELVSRCTVHGGPVDEYRLPFESELGPHPTLEEMQENVVMKKIRPRIFDPWRHHPALTAICETMEDCWDHDAEARLSSSCVLERLSQYARFPTRQFFVATNTTNELPTKLASESL; encoded by the exons ATGCGTGGCCTAatgcatgttttgttttacgtctCCC TATTAATTGTCGTTAAAGGTTCCCTAAGCCGTGGGGGCCTAGCTGACGGAAGCTTAAAATGCGTCACATACGAGTGTAAAGACGGAGAATGCAAAGAAGGCATTGATGAGTGTGGTAATAATGATCCCGAACGACCTGTGGGTTGCTTCGTAGTTTGGACAACGAACAACATAACTA ATGAAGTGAACGTAACATTGAAAGGTTGTTTTACAAATCCCACGGAATGCAACAATACCGAATGTATAGATACGACGacagaaatgaagaaaaatttgaaatattgctGCTGTCGTGAAAGTATGTGCAATAAGGAACATAAATGGGTTCCAGTAGCGACAAAGGCACCGGAGGTGCTACAATCCTCCGAGGCCGAGTCggacataatggttgtaatgTTGTTTATATTAGGTTCTACTGCGTTCGCTTTGATTGCAATGGTTGTGTGGTATTTTACCCATCGAAAGCAAGTGATGTTCAATGAAATTCCAACG GTTGAGCCGGATATTTCAAATTCTCTGACTAACATTTCACATCGTCCGATTGATTTGAAAGACATTAAAGCAAGGGGACGATTTGGAGTAGTATGGAGGGCTCAGTTAGGTAATCAAGAGGTTGCAGTAAAAATATTCCCTATGCAGGAGCGCCAATCATGGATAACAGAGCAGGAAATATTCAAG CTTCCGCGAATGAATCACCCAAATATCTTAGAGTTTATCGGTTGCGAGAAGCGTATGGATATGGCCAGCACAGACTTTTGGCTTATTACGGCTTATTGCGAGAACGGCTCGTTGTGTGACTTTTTGAAAGCTCATACCGTCAGCTGGAATGATTTGTGTAAAATTGCTACAACGATGGCACGAGGACTAACACATTTGCACGAAGAAATTCAGAGCACCAGGACGGATGGGCTGAAACCTTCAATCGCCCATCGCGATTTTAAAAGTAAAAACGTTCTACTCAAAGCGGATTTAACTGCGTGTATTGCCGATTTTGGTCTTGCACTTGTATTCAATCCAG GAAAGTCTTGCGGCGATACACACGGGCAGGTGGGTACACGCCGATACATGGCTCCGGAAGTATTGGAGGGTGCAATCAATTTTACTCGTGACGCCTTCTTGCGAATTGACGTATATGCTTGCGGACTTGTACTGTGGGAGCTAGTGTCACGTTGTACCGTCCACGGTGGCCCTGTCGATGAGTACAGACTGCCATTCGAATCGGAACTAGGTCCACATCCAACACTGGAGGAAATGCAAGAGAATGTAGTAATGAAAAAGATCCGTCCTCGTATCTTTGATCCATGGCGGCACCATCCG GCACTGACTGCAATCTGCGAAACGATGGAGGATTGCTGGGATCATGATGCCGAGGCAAGATTATCTTCTTCTTGTGTACTGGAAAGACTGTCCCAATATGCTCGGTTTCCTACAAGACAGTTTTTTGTCGCCACTAACACCACTAACGAATTACCGACAAAATTAGCATCAGAAAGCCTTTGA
- the LOC128728803 gene encoding 39S ribosomal protein L32, mitochondrial isoform X2: protein MYRFLNRLSNSIRSLESYIFGGNGFPPALAQVDCMPMHASSNPKKAFSLRDLIGDGLLWAVPKHRRTVEKRHKRKYGSPQYKLKIFLPKTHLRSCATCGSDHEVGVLCPVCYKKIRTETELMQENIQKELGLDPVDKEVVVLYDREKDEQPDEFWQGKRIVEMEKRRPMWFSKNMLQKSTQSQSEPDELKPGHEKLG, encoded by the exons ATGTATCGCTTTTTAAATCGCCTATCAAACTCGATCAGAAGCCTCGAAAGTTATATTTTTGGAGGCAATGGGTTTCCACCAG CATTGGCTCAAGTTGACTGTATGCCGATGCACGCTTCATCAAATCCAAAGAAAGCATTTTCTCTACGCGATCTGATAGGGGATGGTCTTTTATGGGCCGTACCGAAGCACCGTCGAACTGTAGAAAAACGACACAAGAGAAAATATGGCTCTCCTCAGTACAAGCTAAAGATTTTTCTACCAAAAACACATTTGCGATCCTGTGCAACGTGCGGTAGTGATCATGAAGTAGGAGTGTTGTGCC CTGTgtgttacaaaaaaatacgcactGAAACTGAATTGATGCAAGAGAACATTCAAAAGGAGCTAGGCTTAGACCCAGTGGACAAAGAGGTAGTGGTATTGTACGATCGCGAAAAGGATGAACAGCCAGATGAGTTTTGGCAAGGAAAGCGTATCGTGGAGATGGAAAAACGCCGCCCCATGTGGTTCAGCAAAAACATGCTTCAAAAATCTACACAATCACAGTCCGAACCGGACGAACTGAAGCCGGGCCATGAAAAGTTGGGCTAA
- the LOC128729228 gene encoding membrane-associated progesterone receptor component 1-like, with amino-acid sequence MSGPETVASAAPPTGDTSEPSGGLLYDIVYEIISSPLNLALVGVISFLLYKISKSRQPATSLPAPPPELPRMRRDFTLAELKPYDGTQPDGRVLTAVNGNVYDVTKGKAFYGPGGTYAVFGGRDASRGLATFQITSSGSDEYDDLSDLKSHEMASMREWEMQFKEKYYLVGRLLKPGEKPTNYSDEDEDTPAEGSELKKRATPAATDSSKVEDKPTSTDSAPSLVEASASAATGGTEDDKQKAE; translated from the exons ATGTCCGGCCCGGAAACTGTTGCATCAGCGGCACCACCGACGGGCGACACGTCCGAACCTTCCGGTGGTCTGTTGTACGACATCGTGTACGAGATCATCAGCAGTCCACTCAACCTAGCGCTGGTTGGTGTCATCTCATTCCTGCTGTACAAGATCAGCAAGAGTCGTCAACCGGCGACTTCGCTGCCGGCACCTCCACCGGAACTTCCAAGAATGCGGCGTGATTTCACGCTTGCCGAGTTGAAACCCTACGATGGCACACAACCGGATGGACGCGTACTGACCGCTGTCAACGGCAATGTCTACGACGTCACGAAGGGCAAGGCCTTCTACGGACCGG GGGGCACATATGCGGTGTTTGGTGGACGAGATGCTTCTCGAGGTCTGGCAACGTTCCAAATCACTAGCTCGGGCAGCGATGAGTACGACGACTTGAGTGATCTAAAATCCCACGAAATGGCATCGATGCGCGAGTGGGAGATGCAATTCAAGG AGAAGTACTACCTCGTTGGGCGCCTGCTGAAACCGGGTGAGAAACCGACGAACTACTCCGATGAAGACGAGGACACACCGGCCGAAGGCTCAGAGCTGAAGAAGCGCGCAACTCCGGCCGCAACCGACTCGTCGAAGGTAGAAGATAAACCGACCTCCACTGATAGTGCACCATCGCTCGTGGAAGCGAGCGCCAGTGCAGCAACAGGTGGAACAGAGGACGACAAGCAGAAGGCTGAGTGA
- the LOC128728247 gene encoding glutathione S-transferase theta-1-like, translating to MAKNLKLYFDLMSQPSRALWIFLEKTKIPYEKCLVNLGKGEHMTEEFKAINRFQKVPCISDNQINLAESVAIVRYICREYSVPDHWYPVDSRRRARVDEYLEWQHHNTRASCAVYFQYLWLRPRMFGTKVDPKRAEQYKTQMESCLDFIEREFLGGGSRFIVGDEISVADLLAACEIEQPKMAGYDPCVGRPNLTEWMARVREATNPFYDQAHKLVYKIAPDTVTSHKL from the exons ATGGCGAAAAATCTAAAGTTATATTTTGATTTGATGTCTCAGCCATCCCGAGCGCTGTGGATTTTTttggagaaaacaaaaattccatATGAAAAGTGTTTGGTGAACTTAGGCAAAG GAGAACATATGACCGAAGAGTTCAAGGCAATCAACCGGTTCCAGAAGGTACCGTGCATATCGGACAATCAGATCAATCTAGCGGAAAGCGTAGCCATTGTGCGTTACATTTGCCGGGAGTATAGCGTACCAGATCATTGGTATCCGGTGGATAGCCGCAGGCGTGCTCGTGTGGACGAATACCTCGAATGGCAGCATCACAATACGCGTGCTTCCTGCGCGGTCTACTTCCAGTACTTGTGGCTCAGACCGCGCATGTTCGGCACCAAGGTGGATCCAAAGCGCGCCGAACAGTACAAGACGCAGATGGAGAGCTGCTTGGATTTTATCGAACGTGAGTTCCTTGGAGGAGGCTCACGTTTCATCGTTGGAGATGAAATTTCCGTGGCAGACTTGCTGGCAGCCTGTGAAATTGAACAACCAA AAATGGCGGGATACGATCCCTGCGTAGGTCGTCCGAACCTAACGGAATGGATGGCAAGAGTTCGCGAAGCAACCAATCCATTCTACGATCAGGCGCACAAGCTTGTTTATAAAATTGCTCCAGATACAGTCACAAGCCATAAGTTGTAA
- the LOC128728344 gene encoding uncharacterized protein LOC128728344: MAAFFNRNKIKNDLLLMILNSKRLFKEHLNVLEEYILDNYFDSLEKLVAEEELVSKGIMKKQFQPVLRQLRERLEPIERSFKLREKQALKMKGIEIPDEPEEDSEKKEPLGPETSDSEEEASAVATKKKLNQNRYNASRSFLANKEQINLFQNIPLETPMSESILE; this comes from the exons ATGGCTGCCTTTTTCAAtcgtaataaaatcaaaaatgaTTTACTTTTGATGATTCTGAATTCAAAACGGTTGTTTAAAGAACACCTCAACGTTCTTGAAGAAT ATATTTTGGACAATTATTTCGATTCGCTAGAAAAATTGGTAGCAGAAGAAGAATTAGTTTCTAAAGGAATAATGAAAAAGCAATTTCAACCTGTTTTGAGACAGTTACGCGAACGATTGGAGCCAATCGAACGATCTTTCAAATTGCGCGAGAAGCAAGCattgaaaatgaaaggaaTTGAAATCCCTGATGAACCGGAAGAAGACAGTGAGAAAAAGGAACCTCTCGGTCCAGAAACATCAGACAGTGAAGAAGAAGCTTCAGCTGTTGCCACGAAGAAAAAGCTAAACCAAAATCGATATAATGCATCCCGCAGTTTTCTAGCAAACAAGGaacaaatcaatttgtttcaaaatattcCTTTAGAAACGCCAATGTCCGAGAGTATTTTAGAGTAG
- the LOC128728803 gene encoding 39S ribosomal protein L32, mitochondrial isoform X1 — translation MYRFLNRLSNSIRSLESYIFGGNGFPPGTLALAQVDCMPMHASSNPKKAFSLRDLIGDGLLWAVPKHRRTVEKRHKRKYGSPQYKLKIFLPKTHLRSCATCGSDHEVGVLCPVCYKKIRTETELMQENIQKELGLDPVDKEVVVLYDREKDEQPDEFWQGKRIVEMEKRRPMWFSKNMLQKSTQSQSEPDELKPGHEKLG, via the exons ATGTATCGCTTTTTAAATCGCCTATCAAACTCGATCAGAAGCCTCGAAAGTTATATTTTTGGAGGCAATGGGTTTCCACCAG GAACTCTAGCATTGGCTCAAGTTGACTGTATGCCGATGCACGCTTCATCAAATCCAAAGAAAGCATTTTCTCTACGCGATCTGATAGGGGATGGTCTTTTATGGGCCGTACCGAAGCACCGTCGAACTGTAGAAAAACGACACAAGAGAAAATATGGCTCTCCTCAGTACAAGCTAAAGATTTTTCTACCAAAAACACATTTGCGATCCTGTGCAACGTGCGGTAGTGATCATGAAGTAGGAGTGTTGTGCC CTGTgtgttacaaaaaaatacgcactGAAACTGAATTGATGCAAGAGAACATTCAAAAGGAGCTAGGCTTAGACCCAGTGGACAAAGAGGTAGTGGTATTGTACGATCGCGAAAAGGATGAACAGCCAGATGAGTTTTGGCAAGGAAAGCGTATCGTGGAGATGGAAAAACGCCGCCCCATGTGGTTCAGCAAAAACATGCTTCAAAAATCTACACAATCACAGTCCGAACCGGACGAACTGAAGCCGGGCCATGAAAAGTTGGGCTAA